One genomic region from Myxocyprinus asiaticus isolate MX2 ecotype Aquarium Trade chromosome 27, UBuf_Myxa_2, whole genome shotgun sequence encodes:
- the LOC127418049 gene encoding E3 ubiquitin-protein transferase MAEA isoform X3: MVVAELEKTLSSFPVVDTVVSLLDGVVEKLSALKRKAAESIQAEDESAKLCKRRIEHLKEHSSDQPASVNVWKKKRMDRMMVEHLLRCGYYNTAVKLARQSGIEDLVNIEMFLTAKEVEESLERQETATCLTWCHDNKSRLRKMKSCLEFSLRIQEFIELIRQNKRMDAVRYKTLHRHARKHFSQAEGGQLDEVRQVMGMLAFPSDTHISPYKDLLDPARWKLLIQQFRFDNYRLHQLGNNSVFTITLQAGLSAIKTPQCYKEDGTSKNPDCPVCSKSLNKLAQPLPMAHCANSRLVCKISGEVMNENNPPMMLPNGYVYGYNSLLSIRQDDKVVCPRTKEVFNFSQAEKVYIM, translated from the exons ATGGTGGTGGCAGAGCTAGAGAAAACCCTCAGTAGCTTTCCAGTGGTGGATACTGTGGTCTCTCTCCTGGATGGGGTGGTTGAGAAGCTCAGCGCCCTCAAGAGAAAA GCAGCTGAGTCTATCCAAGCAGAGGATGAGAGCGCTAAGCTATGTAAGCGACGCATAGAGCACCTAAAGGAACATAGCAGTGACCAGCCAGCCAGCGTCAACGTCTGGAAGAAGAAGCGAATGGACCGCATGATGGTGGAACACTTGCTACGCTGTGGCTATTACAACACTGCAGTGAAGCTAGCCAGACAAAGTGGTATTGAG GATTTGGTCAACATAGAAATGTTTCTTACTGCGAAAGAAGTTGAGGAATCACTCGAACGACAGGAAACAGCTACCTGTCTCACTTGGTGCCATGATAACAAGTCTCGCCTTCGAAAAATGAAA AGCTGTTTGGAGTTCAGTTTAAGGATCCAGGAATTTATTGAACTCATTCGACAAAACAAACGCATGGATGCAGTAAGGTATAAGACATTGCATag acATGCACGCAAACACTTCAGCCAAGCTGAAGGAGGGCAGTTGGACGAGGTACGGCAGGTCATGGGTATGCTGGCTTTTCCCTCTGACACACACATCTCACCATATAAg GATCTTTTGGATCCAGCTCGCTGGAAATTGCTGATCCAGCAGTTCAGATTTGACAACTACAGATTGCACCAGCTGGGGAACAACTCTGTATTTACCATTACCCTGCAGGCAGGGCTGTCTGCCATCAAAACCCC GCAGTGTTATAAAGAGGATGGTACTTCCAAAAACCCAGACTGCCCTGTCTGCAGCAAGTCGCTGAACAAACTAGCTCAACCTCTTCCCATGGCCCACTGTGCAAACTCGCGACTGGTGTGCAAAATCTCTGGAGAAGTCATGAATGAGAACAACCCACCCATGATGCTGCCTAATGGCTATGTTTATGGTTACAAT TCTCTCTTGTCCATTCGTCAAGATGACAAGGTGGTATGCCCCAGGACCAAAGAAGTTTTCAACTTTTCCCAGGCTGAGAAGGTTTATATTATGTGA
- the LOC127418049 gene encoding E3 ubiquitin-protein transferase MAEA isoform X1: MAVQETAAQLSMALKVQEYPTLKVPYETLNKRFRAAQKNIDRETSHVTMVVAELEKTLSSFPVVDTVVSLLDGVVEKLSALKRKAAESIQAEDESAKLCKRRIEHLKEHSSDQPASVNVWKKKRMDRMMVEHLLRCGYYNTAVKLARQSGIEDLVNIEMFLTAKEVEESLERQETATCLTWCHDNKSRLRKMKSCLEFSLRIQEFIELIRQNKRMDAVRYKTLHRHARKHFSQAEGGQLDEVRQVMGMLAFPSDTHISPYKDLLDPARWKLLIQQFRFDNYRLHQLGNNSVFTITLQAGLSAIKTPQCYKEDGTSKNPDCPVCSKSLNKLAQPLPMAHCANSRLVCKISGEVMNENNPPMMLPNGYVYGYNSLLSIRQDDKVVCPRTKEVFNFSQAEKVYIM, translated from the exons ATGGCGGTGCAGGAGACAGCAGCACAGCTCTCTATGGCCCTAAAGGTGCAAGAATATCCAACTTTAAAG GTTCCTTATGAAACCTTAAACAAGCGTTTCCGAGCTGCTCAGAAGAACATTGACCGGGAGACCAGTCACGTGACAATGGTGGTGGCAGAGCTAGAGAAAACCCTCAGTAGCTTTCCAGTGGTGGATACTGTGGTCTCTCTCCTGGATGGGGTGGTTGAGAAGCTCAGCGCCCTCAAGAGAAAA GCAGCTGAGTCTATCCAAGCAGAGGATGAGAGCGCTAAGCTATGTAAGCGACGCATAGAGCACCTAAAGGAACATAGCAGTGACCAGCCAGCCAGCGTCAACGTCTGGAAGAAGAAGCGAATGGACCGCATGATGGTGGAACACTTGCTACGCTGTGGCTATTACAACACTGCAGTGAAGCTAGCCAGACAAAGTGGTATTGAG GATTTGGTCAACATAGAAATGTTTCTTACTGCGAAAGAAGTTGAGGAATCACTCGAACGACAGGAAACAGCTACCTGTCTCACTTGGTGCCATGATAACAAGTCTCGCCTTCGAAAAATGAAA AGCTGTTTGGAGTTCAGTTTAAGGATCCAGGAATTTATTGAACTCATTCGACAAAACAAACGCATGGATGCAGTAAGGTATAAGACATTGCATag acATGCACGCAAACACTTCAGCCAAGCTGAAGGAGGGCAGTTGGACGAGGTACGGCAGGTCATGGGTATGCTGGCTTTTCCCTCTGACACACACATCTCACCATATAAg GATCTTTTGGATCCAGCTCGCTGGAAATTGCTGATCCAGCAGTTCAGATTTGACAACTACAGATTGCACCAGCTGGGGAACAACTCTGTATTTACCATTACCCTGCAGGCAGGGCTGTCTGCCATCAAAACCCC GCAGTGTTATAAAGAGGATGGTACTTCCAAAAACCCAGACTGCCCTGTCTGCAGCAAGTCGCTGAACAAACTAGCTCAACCTCTTCCCATGGCCCACTGTGCAAACTCGCGACTGGTGTGCAAAATCTCTGGAGAAGTCATGAATGAGAACAACCCACCCATGATGCTGCCTAATGGCTATGTTTATGGTTACAAT TCTCTCTTGTCCATTCGTCAAGATGACAAGGTGGTATGCCCCAGGACCAAAGAAGTTTTCAACTTTTCCCAGGCTGAGAAGGTTTATATTATGTGA
- the LOC127418049 gene encoding E3 ubiquitin-protein transferase MAEA isoform X2 has translation MAVQETAAQLSMALKVQEYPTLKVPYETLNKRFRAAQKNIDRETSHVTMVVAELEKTLSSFPVVDTVVSLLDGVVEKLSALKRKAAESIQAEDESAKLCKRRIEHLKEHSSDQPASVNVWKKKRMDRMMVEHLLRCGYYNTAVKLARQSGIEDLVNIEMFLTAKEVEESLERQETATCLTWCHDNKSRLRKMKSCLEFSLRIQEFIELIRQNKRMDAVRHARKHFSQAEGGQLDEVRQVMGMLAFPSDTHISPYKDLLDPARWKLLIQQFRFDNYRLHQLGNNSVFTITLQAGLSAIKTPQCYKEDGTSKNPDCPVCSKSLNKLAQPLPMAHCANSRLVCKISGEVMNENNPPMMLPNGYVYGYNSLLSIRQDDKVVCPRTKEVFNFSQAEKVYIM, from the exons ATGGCGGTGCAGGAGACAGCAGCACAGCTCTCTATGGCCCTAAAGGTGCAAGAATATCCAACTTTAAAG GTTCCTTATGAAACCTTAAACAAGCGTTTCCGAGCTGCTCAGAAGAACATTGACCGGGAGACCAGTCACGTGACAATGGTGGTGGCAGAGCTAGAGAAAACCCTCAGTAGCTTTCCAGTGGTGGATACTGTGGTCTCTCTCCTGGATGGGGTGGTTGAGAAGCTCAGCGCCCTCAAGAGAAAA GCAGCTGAGTCTATCCAAGCAGAGGATGAGAGCGCTAAGCTATGTAAGCGACGCATAGAGCACCTAAAGGAACATAGCAGTGACCAGCCAGCCAGCGTCAACGTCTGGAAGAAGAAGCGAATGGACCGCATGATGGTGGAACACTTGCTACGCTGTGGCTATTACAACACTGCAGTGAAGCTAGCCAGACAAAGTGGTATTGAG GATTTGGTCAACATAGAAATGTTTCTTACTGCGAAAGAAGTTGAGGAATCACTCGAACGACAGGAAACAGCTACCTGTCTCACTTGGTGCCATGATAACAAGTCTCGCCTTCGAAAAATGAAA AGCTGTTTGGAGTTCAGTTTAAGGATCCAGGAATTTATTGAACTCATTCGACAAAACAAACGCATGGATGCAGTAAG acATGCACGCAAACACTTCAGCCAAGCTGAAGGAGGGCAGTTGGACGAGGTACGGCAGGTCATGGGTATGCTGGCTTTTCCCTCTGACACACACATCTCACCATATAAg GATCTTTTGGATCCAGCTCGCTGGAAATTGCTGATCCAGCAGTTCAGATTTGACAACTACAGATTGCACCAGCTGGGGAACAACTCTGTATTTACCATTACCCTGCAGGCAGGGCTGTCTGCCATCAAAACCCC GCAGTGTTATAAAGAGGATGGTACTTCCAAAAACCCAGACTGCCCTGTCTGCAGCAAGTCGCTGAACAAACTAGCTCAACCTCTTCCCATGGCCCACTGTGCAAACTCGCGACTGGTGTGCAAAATCTCTGGAGAAGTCATGAATGAGAACAACCCACCCATGATGCTGCCTAATGGCTATGTTTATGGTTACAAT TCTCTCTTGTCCATTCGTCAAGATGACAAGGTGGTATGCCCCAGGACCAAAGAAGTTTTCAACTTTTCCCAGGCTGAGAAGGTTTATATTATGTGA
- the LOC127417577 gene encoding fructose-bisphosphate aldolase B-like — protein sequence MTHQFPSLSPEQKQELATIAQRIVAPGKGILAADESTGTMGKRFQKISVENNEENRRSFRDLLFSVDTSISESVGGVIFFHETLYQKSDKGVLFPKVIKDKGIIVGIKVDKGTAGLNGTDGETTTQGLDGLSERCAQYKKDGCDFAKWRCVLKISDSCPSALAIAENANVLARYASICQQNGLVPIVEPEILPDGDHDLKRCQYVTEKVLAAVYKALSDHHVYLEGTLLKPNMVTAGHSCTKKYTPQEVAMATVTALRRTVPAAVPGICFLSGGQSEEEASLNLNAINQTPLHKPWKLTFSYGRALQASALAAWKGQAANKKAAQDAFVTRAKINGLASKGEYKPAGQADKASTQSLFTASYVY from the exons ATGACCCACCAGTTTCCATCCCTCTCTCCGGAGCAGAAGCAGGAGCTTGCCACAATTGCCCAACGCATTGTAGCTCCTGGAAAAGGCATCCTGGCTGCAGATGAGTCCACAG GGACAATGGGGAAGCGTTTTCAGAAGATCAGTGTGGAGAACAATGAAGAGAACCGCCGTAGCTTCCGTGACCTCCTCTTCTCTGTCGACACTTCTATCTCTGAAAGTGTGGGGGGTGTCATCTTTTTCCATGAAACACTGTACCAGAAATCAGACAAAGGGGTTCTGTTTCCAAAAGTCATTAAGGATAAGGGCATCATAGTTGGTATCAAG GTGGACAAAGGTACAGCAGGACTAAATGGTACAGATGGAGAGACAACCACACAGG GGTTAGATGGTCTGTCTGAACGCTGTGCACAGTACAAGAAGGATGGATGTGATTTTGCCAAGTGGCGATGTGTGCTTAAGATCTCCGACAGCTGCCCTTCTGCTCTGGCAATTGCTGAAAATGCTAACGTTCTTGCCAGATATGCCAGCATTTGCCAACAG AATGGCCTGGTGCCTATCGTAGAGCCTGAGATCCTCCCAGACGGAGATCATGATCTGAAACGGTGCCAGTACGTTACTGAGAAG GTCCTGGCGGCTGTATACAAGGCTCTCTCTGACCACCATGTGTATCTGGAGGGCACTTTGCTCAAACCAAACATGGTCACTGCTGGACACTCCTGCACCAAGAAGTACACACCACAGgaggttgccatggcaacagttaCTGCTCTCAGACGCACTGTGCCAGCTGCTGTACCAG GCATCTGCTTCCTCTCTGGTGGCCAGAGTGAGGAAGAAGCCTCTCTGAATCTGAACGCCATTAACCAGACTCCCCTGCACAAACCCTGGAAGCTGACCTTCTCTTATGGTCGTGCTCTACAGGCCTCAGCTCTTGCTGCATGGAAGGGACAGGCAGCGAATAAGAAGGCTGCACAGGATGCCTTTGTCACACGTGCCAAG ATCAATGGTCTGGCGTCAAAAGGTGAATACAAACCCGCAGGCCAGGCTGATAAAGCATCCACACAGTCCCTCTTTACCGCAAGCTATGTCtactaa
- the si:dkey-74k8.4 gene encoding L-asparaginase — protein MDVNVGDYDGYTAMHRACKMGKSDMVKYLLYSGATCHLENRFGCTPLHLAIKNKHFDLIKILRLKGASVTLKPVRIGMDLIKAVRTTDYQLLHAWYLAGVNMNQGDYNRQTALHVAVKKRDKDMVAKLLEYGATPWVQ, from the exons ATGGATGTAAATGTTGGGGACTATGATGGCTACACTGCCATGCACAGAGCTTGTAAAATGGGTAAAAGTGATATGGTAAAGTATTTACTGTATAGTGGAGCAACATGCCACCTGGAAAACCGCTTTGGCTGCACACCCCTGCACCTTGCCATAAAAAACAA GCACTTTGACCTGATTAAGATTTTGAGACTGAAAGGGGCCAGCGTAACTCTAAAGCCTGTGCGAATCGGCATGGATCTCATCAA GGCAGTCCGAACTACAGACTATCAACTTTTGCATGCTTGGTATTTAGCTGGAGTGAACATGAACCAGGGTGATTATAATAGACAGACTGCTTTACATGTGGCAGTGAAGAAGAGGGACAAGGACATGGTGGCCAAACTTCTTGAGTATGGAGCTACCCCATGGGTACAATAA